In Solidesulfovibrio sp., a single window of DNA contains:
- a CDS encoding cache domain-containing protein: MKSVRDWPISLKIVLVCIAMLTALSGFSVGFFLYELDAYREVNAQKLREDLYAQAKSRQRQAVRQVYEVVSYFHGVSKDEEALKKRAHDRLKAVTDAVANQARAFYAANKDTLPREEIEARIKEMTRDARFDDGNYVWINDTTPRMVMHPIQPFLDGKDLSGYRDPKGTALFLDMVQAVKKDGQGMVSYLWDKPGSPGDPRPKVSYVRLVPELGWIFGSGAWIEDATARLQEEAKAQVARMRLPDGNYFFIYDTTAPIPRMVMHPIRPDLDGKIQDDPASNRATAVQAGQDAPVTPFAGGKANLARAMLEAVGPTGEGYVNYDWTKPLPGGGESRELYPKLSYVTLFRPWNWIIGMGDAIDGIDAAVAAESAALDTAVHGIMVKLVAASAVFLAAMAGLTFLLLRRLLNRPIRAIVDYADRVAGGDLEATVSMALTAEMASLAASIRSMVAALQEELEFARGILDSVTMPCVVADPGGKVLLVNRWLAHFLGEKKGSEAYVGRPLRQVFAGHGPVVETLEAVLARREIITNVEYDGAYAWGERFFVKIDAAPISGGGGKMLGVFAMLATLTKVRLQQEALAEQNRLIAQSAATAEGIAARLAGNARDLSGLVESTSEGVANQRRRSEETATAMEQMNATVLEVAQNAGLAAGSADEAKARAREGSAMVGQVVSAIEEVSALAETLRGDMAALGERAEGIGRVLEVISDIADQTNLLALNAAIEAARAGEAGRGFAVVADEVRKLAEKTMSATREVDQAIEAVQQGARRGNTETIRAADAAGRSAALAEKAGAALDAIVGMVEGTADQVRAIATAAEEQSATAVEISRATEEVSQVAKDIGEGMAASVAAVRGLNEEAEELNALIVRMQSTTAGEDDTAQLPT; this comes from the coding sequence ATGAAAAGCGTCCGTGACTGGCCCATCAGCCTCAAGATCGTCCTGGTCTGCATCGCCATGCTCACGGCGCTGTCCGGGTTTTCCGTGGGTTTTTTCCTGTATGAGCTCGACGCCTACCGCGAGGTGAACGCGCAAAAACTGCGGGAAGACCTGTATGCCCAGGCGAAATCCCGTCAGCGCCAGGCCGTGCGCCAGGTCTACGAGGTCGTCAGCTATTTCCACGGCGTTTCCAAGGACGAGGAGGCCCTCAAAAAACGCGCCCATGATCGCCTCAAGGCGGTGACGGACGCCGTGGCCAACCAGGCCCGGGCCTTTTATGCGGCCAACAAGGACACGCTGCCCCGGGAGGAGATCGAGGCGCGCATCAAGGAGATGACCAGGGACGCCCGCTTCGACGACGGCAACTACGTCTGGATCAACGACACGACCCCGCGCATGGTCATGCACCCCATCCAGCCGTTCCTGGATGGCAAGGACCTCTCCGGCTACCGCGACCCCAAGGGCACGGCGCTTTTCCTGGACATGGTCCAGGCCGTGAAAAAGGACGGCCAGGGCATGGTCTCCTACCTGTGGGACAAGCCCGGCTCTCCGGGCGATCCCCGGCCGAAAGTGTCCTACGTGCGGCTCGTGCCCGAACTGGGTTGGATCTTCGGCTCCGGGGCCTGGATCGAGGACGCCACGGCCCGGCTGCAGGAAGAGGCCAAGGCGCAGGTGGCCAGGATGCGCCTGCCCGACGGCAACTATTTTTTCATCTACGACACCACCGCGCCGATTCCGCGCATGGTCATGCACCCCATTCGCCCGGACCTCGACGGCAAGATCCAGGACGATCCCGCCTCCAACCGGGCCACGGCCGTGCAGGCCGGCCAGGACGCGCCGGTGACCCCTTTCGCCGGCGGCAAGGCGAACCTGGCCCGGGCCATGCTCGAAGCCGTGGGGCCGACGGGCGAAGGCTACGTCAACTACGACTGGACCAAGCCCCTGCCCGGCGGCGGCGAATCCCGGGAACTCTACCCCAAGCTCTCCTACGTCACGCTGTTTCGCCCCTGGAACTGGATCATCGGCATGGGGGACGCCATCGACGGCATCGACGCGGCCGTGGCCGCCGAATCGGCCGCCCTGGACACGGCCGTCCACGGCATCATGGTCAAGCTCGTGGCGGCCTCGGCCGTCTTTCTGGCGGCCATGGCCGGGCTGACCTTCCTGCTGCTGCGCCGCCTGCTCAACCGGCCCATCCGGGCCATCGTGGACTATGCCGACCGGGTGGCCGGCGGCGACCTCGAGGCCACGGTGTCCATGGCGCTTACGGCCGAGATGGCCAGCCTGGCCGCCTCGATCCGGTCCATGGTGGCGGCGCTTCAGGAGGAGCTGGAATTCGCCCGGGGCATCCTCGATTCGGTGACCATGCCCTGCGTGGTGGCCGACCCCGGCGGCAAGGTCCTGTTGGTCAACCGCTGGCTGGCCCATTTCCTGGGCGAGAAAAAGGGCTCCGAGGCCTACGTCGGCCGGCCGTTGCGCCAGGTTTTCGCCGGCCACGGCCCGGTGGTCGAGACCCTGGAGGCGGTGCTGGCCCGCCGGGAGATCATCACCAACGTGGAGTACGACGGGGCCTACGCCTGGGGCGAGCGGTTCTTCGTCAAGATCGACGCCGCGCCGATAAGCGGCGGCGGCGGCAAGATGCTCGGCGTGTTCGCCATGCTGGCCACCCTGACCAAGGTCAGGCTCCAGCAGGAGGCCCTGGCCGAACAGAACCGGCTCATCGCCCAGTCCGCGGCCACGGCCGAGGGCATCGCCGCCCGCCTGGCCGGCAACGCCCGCGACCTGTCGGGACTCGTCGAGAGCACCAGCGAAGGCGTGGCCAACCAGCGCCGACGCAGCGAGGAAACGGCCACGGCCATGGAACAGATGAACGCCACCGTGCTGGAAGTGGCCCAGAACGCCGGGCTGGCCGCGGGCAGCGCCGACGAGGCCAAGGCCCGGGCCCGGGAGGGTTCGGCCATGGTGGGCCAGGTCGTTTCGGCCATCGAGGAGGTCAGCGCCCTGGCCGAGACCCTGCGCGGCGACATGGCCGCCCTGGGCGAGCGGGCCGAGGGCATCGGCCGGGTGCTGGAGGTCATCTCGGACATCGCCGACCAGACCAACCTGCTGGCCTTAAACGCGGCCATCGAGGCGGCCCGGGCCGGCGAGGCCGGGCGCGGCTTCGCCGTGGTGGCCGACGAGGTCCGAAAGCTCGCCGAAAAGACCATGAGCGCGACCCGGGAGGTGGACCAGGCCATCGAGGCCGTGCAGCAGGGGGCGCGGCGCGGCAACACCGAGACCATCCGGGCCGCCGACGCGGCCGGGCGCAGCGCCGCCCTGGCCGAAAAGGCGGGGGCCGCCCTGGACGCCATCGTGGGCATGGTCGAGGGCACGGCCGACCAGGTCCGGGCCATCGCCACGGCGGCGGAGGAGCAGTCGGCCACGGCCGTGGAGATCAGCCGGGCCACCGAGGAGGTCAGCCAGGTGGCCAAGGACATCGGCGAGGGCATGGCCGCCTCGGTGGCGGCCGTGCGCGGGCTCAACGAGGAGGCCGAGGAACTCAACGCGCTCATCGTGCGGATGCAGTCCACCACCGCCGGCGAGGACGACACGGCACAACTGCCGACCTAA
- a CDS encoding response regulator: MARILVVDDAAITRTMLRAVLERAGHTVTEAADGDAALAAFRDTPAQAAFVDIFMPGKEGLATIQELLELAPGLPIVAISAGSTFTDTETLGWAKSYGAAEVLAKPLAAEAVLSALDRLLGR; this comes from the coding sequence GTGGCACGGATTCTCGTTGTCGACGACGCGGCCATCACGCGGACCATGCTGCGGGCGGTGCTGGAGCGGGCCGGGCATACGGTCACCGAGGCCGCCGACGGCGACGCGGCCCTGGCCGCCTTCCGGGATACCCCGGCCCAGGCCGCCTTCGTGGACATCTTCATGCCCGGCAAGGAAGGCCTGGCCACCATCCAGGAACTGCTCGAACTCGCCCCGGGGCTGCCCATCGTGGCCATCAGCGCCGGCAGCACCTTCACCGACACCGAGACCCTGGGCTGGGCCAAGAGCTACGGGGCGGCCGAGGTCCTGGCCAAGCCGCTGGCGGCCGAGGCCGTGCTGTCGGCCCTCGACCGGCTGCTCGGGCGGTAG
- the upp gene encoding uracil phosphoribosyltransferase — translation MPVTVVDHPLVRHKLGHMREQGLSTKEFRELASEVARLLTYEATKSLPTEKVTINGWAGPVDVDRITGKKITIVPILRAGLGMMDGVLDMIPGAKVSVVGMYRNEETLEPVRYYVKLAKKIHKRRAMILDPMLATGGTLLATVNLLKEAGCRHILGLFLVCAPEGLARLEREHPDVAVYTAAIDERLNEHGYILPGLGDAGDKIFGTK, via the coding sequence ATGCCCGTTACCGTCGTCGACCATCCGCTGGTGCGCCACAAGCTCGGCCACATGCGCGAACAGGGCCTCAGCACCAAGGAATTCCGCGAACTGGCCAGCGAAGTCGCCCGCCTGCTCACCTACGAGGCCACCAAATCCCTGCCCACCGAGAAGGTGACCATCAACGGCTGGGCCGGCCCGGTGGACGTGGACCGCATCACGGGCAAGAAGATCACGATCGTCCCCATCCTGCGGGCGGGCCTCGGCATGATGGACGGCGTGCTGGACATGATCCCCGGGGCCAAGGTCAGCGTGGTCGGCATGTACCGCAACGAGGAAACCCTGGAGCCGGTGCGCTACTACGTCAAGCTGGCCAAAAAGATCCACAAGCGCCGGGCCATGATCCTCGACCCCATGCTGGCCACCGGCGGCACGCTCCTCGCCACCGTCAATCTGCTCAAGGAAGCCGGCTGCCGCCACATCCTGGGCCTGTTCCTGGTCTGCGCCCCGGAAGGCCTGGCCCGGCTCGAACGCGAACACCCCGACGTGGCCGTCTACACCGCGGCCATCGACGAACGCCTCAACGAACACGGCTACATCCTGCCCGGCCTCGGCGACGCCGGGGACAAGATCTTCGGCACCAAATAA
- a CDS encoding zinc ribbon domain-containing protein, with product MPLYDFACRVCGRTFEAMAKMGEGQSVCACGGTAERLLSVGGGYRADADWLPSVMAVVDKDSPKPHVRAFLAEPSRANYRRWLAGEKLRPLEGGESRRPPAPGPDIAREVRARFAARHGVA from the coding sequence ATGCCGCTGTATGACTTTGCCTGTCGGGTGTGCGGACGGACGTTCGAGGCCATGGCGAAGATGGGGGAGGGGCAAAGCGTGTGCGCCTGCGGCGGCACGGCCGAGCGGCTCCTCTCCGTGGGGGGCGGCTACCGGGCCGACGCCGATTGGCTCCCCTCGGTCATGGCCGTGGTGGACAAGGATTCGCCAAAGCCCCACGTGCGCGCCTTCCTGGCCGAGCCCAGCCGGGCCAACTACCGCCGCTGGCTGGCCGGCGAGAAACTGCGCCCCCTGGAGGGCGGCGAGTCCCGCCGGCCGCCCGCGCCCGGCCCGGACATCGCCCGCGAAGTCCGGGCCCGTTTCGCCGCTCGCCACGGCGTGGCCTGA
- a CDS encoding ATP-binding protein, giving the protein MSAMDPSRDVAAAGAEPCFALMAEGFPGFCLLVDQGGTVVAANARAREMFGDVTGRPVPFFPAGFPARPVAAPLDVASGSRLYRVVVAGPAGDRRTLVLGLDISDLEVSRRQAARREGQLAAIVESAMEGVAVAVDGRLVYVNPFLERLTGHDAATLCSRPFSDFLHEEDRDGVVETHRKRLAGEPAASGQSFRIRSRDGQVRWVRAVSRRLAWDGESASVSLLADITDERRAQLALDALIREQDARIEHRTASLRRANATLEAANARLSREIEAHERTAKKLAAAQRKATQATKAKSVFLANMSHEIRTPLNVILGMADMLLRPDCRESLDRERALAMIREAGISLRGLLGDLLDLSRGEAGRLALEAVPFRPAEVLGTVLSRHGPQAAEQGLTLAGTLALDVPEVLRGDPGRLTQVVGNLVANALKFTPAGRVDVAVVRAGPRRGGGDEPGTVRLRFCVRDTGIGIPPEHRQHIFKSFRQVDEAGGALRGGAGLGLAICRRLVTLMGGRIRVSSTPGQGSEFSFTARFGLPGAGDPPAATPPAATGPAAPPPLDILLAEDSNLSAEMVAAFLAPRGHRLTRASNGREALTALAMGHFDVVLMDIRMPVLDGLAATTAIRRGEVPGCDRAIPILALTAHGAQRDRDRILAAGATDYLAKPVGLDALLHALARIAPGREGARAAPARPPAIPEAGAPGAAATEAFDAGRAEALENLGGDVGLYDRLAAVFARDTPGDREKLRRAMEAGDGPGVVLLAHALKGNAGVIGASLAAARARDLELAAREGRATDFPALEAALGDELDRVLAGLAGRGIVPAD; this is encoded by the coding sequence ATGAGCGCTATGGACCCCTCCCGGGATGTGGCCGCGGCCGGTGCCGAACCCTGCTTTGCCCTCATGGCCGAAGGGTTTCCCGGTTTTTGTCTGCTTGTCGACCAAGGGGGGACGGTTGTCGCGGCCAACGCGCGCGCCCGGGAAATGTTCGGCGACGTCACGGGCCGCCCCGTTCCCTTTTTTCCTGCCGGATTCCCCGCCAGGCCCGTTGCCGCCCCCCTGGACGTCGCCTCCGGGTCGCGGCTGTACCGCGTCGTGGTCGCCGGGCCGGCCGGCGACCGCCGGACCCTGGTCCTGGGCCTGGACATCTCCGACCTCGAAGTGTCCAGGCGGCAGGCCGCCCGGCGCGAAGGCCAGCTCGCCGCCATCGTCGAGAGCGCCATGGAAGGCGTGGCCGTGGCCGTGGACGGCCGGCTCGTCTACGTCAATCCCTTCCTGGAGCGCCTCACCGGCCATGACGCCGCCACCCTGTGCTCCCGGCCGTTTTCGGACTTCCTCCACGAGGAGGACCGGGACGGCGTGGTCGAAACCCACCGCAAGCGCCTGGCCGGCGAACCGGCCGCCAGCGGACAGAGCTTTCGCATCCGTTCCAGGGACGGCCAGGTGCGCTGGGTCCGCGCCGTCTCCAGGCGGCTGGCCTGGGACGGCGAGTCGGCCTCGGTCAGCCTGCTGGCCGACATCACCGATGAGCGGCGGGCCCAACTGGCCCTGGACGCGCTCATCCGGGAACAGGACGCCCGCATCGAGCACCGCACCGCCAGCCTGCGCCGGGCCAACGCCACCCTGGAGGCGGCCAACGCCCGGCTTTCCCGCGAGATCGAAGCCCACGAGCGCACGGCCAAAAAGCTCGCCGCCGCCCAACGCAAGGCCACCCAAGCCACCAAGGCCAAGTCCGTGTTCCTGGCCAACATGAGCCACGAGATCCGCACGCCCCTCAATGTCATCCTGGGCATGGCCGACATGCTCCTGCGGCCGGACTGCCGGGAGAGCCTCGATCGGGAACGGGCCCTGGCCATGATCCGCGAGGCCGGCATCTCCCTGCGGGGGCTTCTGGGCGATCTGCTCGACCTGTCCCGGGGCGAGGCCGGCCGGCTGGCCCTGGAGGCCGTGCCCTTCCGGCCGGCCGAGGTCCTGGGGACGGTGCTGTCGCGCCATGGCCCGCAAGCCGCCGAACAGGGGCTGACCCTGGCCGGAACCCTCGCCCTGGACGTGCCGGAGGTCCTGCGCGGCGACCCGGGCCGGCTGACCCAGGTCGTCGGCAACCTGGTGGCCAATGCCCTCAAGTTCACCCCGGCCGGCCGGGTGGACGTGGCCGTGGTTCGGGCCGGGCCGCGCCGGGGCGGCGGCGACGAGCCCGGCACGGTGCGGCTGCGCTTTTGCGTGCGCGACACCGGCATCGGCATCCCCCCCGAACACCGGCAACACATTTTCAAGAGTTTTCGCCAGGTCGACGAGGCCGGCGGGGCGCTGCGCGGCGGCGCGGGCCTGGGGCTGGCCATCTGCCGCCGGTTGGTGACGCTCATGGGCGGCCGCATCCGGGTGTCGAGCACCCCCGGCCAGGGCAGCGAATTTTCCTTTACGGCCCGCTTCGGCCTGCCCGGGGCGGGCGACCCTCCGGCCGCGACCCCGCCGGCCGCGACCGGACCGGCCGCGCCGCCGCCCCTGGACATCCTTTTGGCCGAGGATTCGAACCTGTCGGCCGAGATGGTGGCGGCCTTCCTCGCCCCCCGGGGACACCGCCTCACCCGGGCGTCCAACGGCCGGGAAGCCCTGACCGCCCTGGCCATGGGCCATTTCGACGTGGTGCTCATGGACATCCGCATGCCGGTCCTGGACGGGCTGGCCGCGACAACAGCCATCCGCCGGGGCGAGGTGCCGGGCTGCGACCGGGCCATCCCCATCCTGGCCCTGACCGCGCACGGCGCCCAGCGCGACCGCGACCGCATCCTGGCCGCCGGGGCCACGGATTATCTGGCCAAACCCGTGGGCCTCGACGCCCTCCTGCACGCCCTGGCCCGGATCGCTCCGGGCCGGGAGGGCGCGCGGGCCGCACCCGCCCGGCCGCCGGCCATTCCCGAGGCCGGAGCGCCCGGCGCGGCGGCCACGGAAGCCTTCGACGCCGGCCGTGCGGAAGCCCTGGAAAACCTGGGCGGCGACGTCGGCCTCTACGACCGGCTGGCCGCGGTCTTCGCCCGGGATACGCCAGGGGACCGGGAAAAGCTGCGACGGGCCATGGAGGCCGGCGACGGGCCGGGCGTGGTCCTTCTGGCCCATGCCTTGAAAGGCAATGCCGGGGTCATCGGGGCGAGCCTGGCCGCCGCCCGGGCCCGGGACCTGGAACTGGCCGCCCGGGAAGGCCGCGCGACGGATTTTCCCGCCCTGGAGGCCGCCCTGGGCGACGAACTGGACCGGGTGCTGGCCGGCCTGGCCGGCCGGGGCATCGTGCCGGCGGATTGA
- a CDS encoding SGNH/GDSL hydrolase family protein, which yields MREISSNVDTLNTVMRDLGGLYYRTRSAIILTQINSQVDDVFVVFGDSIVEQMYYPATLGHNVVNTGISGAKALESLPFLEKVLAASRGPLVVLSIGANDAFGASVASPERFAEGYAALAKAVLDSGRALVVATLPPMEPGKFEAENFHHASIPAYNERIREIGRRLGAQVADVSAVLEGWRKGRPQGATVDGVHLNAQAATVWRDTVYAAVKNALEAGQKP from the coding sequence TTGCGGGAAATTTCATCGAATGTCGATACCCTCAATACGGTGATGCGGGATCTCGGCGGCCTGTATTATCGCACCAGGTCCGCCATCATATTGACGCAGATCAACTCCCAGGTCGATGACGTCTTTGTCGTTTTCGGCGACAGCATCGTCGAGCAGATGTATTATCCCGCGACCCTGGGCCACAATGTCGTCAATACCGGCATCTCCGGGGCCAAGGCCTTGGAGTCCCTGCCGTTTCTGGAAAAGGTCCTGGCCGCCTCGCGGGGGCCGCTGGTGGTGCTGTCCATCGGGGCCAACGATGCCTTCGGCGCTTCCGTGGCCAGCCCGGAGCGCTTCGCCGAGGGCTATGCCGCCTTGGCCAAGGCCGTGCTGGACAGCGGCCGCGCGCTGGTCGTGGCCACGCTGCCGCCCATGGAGCCCGGCAAGTTCGAAGCCGAAAACTTCCATCACGCCAGTATCCCGGCCTACAACGAGCGCATCCGCGAGATCGGCCGGCGTCTGGGCGCCCAGGTGGCCGACGTCAGCGCCGTCCTCGAAGGCTGGCGCAAGGGGCGGCCCCAAGGCGCCACCGTGGACGGCGTGCACTTGAACGCGCAGGCCGCCACCGTCTGGCGCGACACCGTCTACGCGGCGGTGAAAAACGCCCTGGAGGCCGGGCAAAAGCCCTGA
- a CDS encoding phage major capsid protein, with amino-acid sequence MSLTLTEIEAITSDYFAAAGGKAVDIYFRNSFLLDLLMNRQAGLFERPGGGEKIRVPLNYSDAEGGFFTRSDTLSSDDRVSVNAAAYNWKHAYGNATVYLTDEVAAAGDYAAVQFVTQKIETAQRTCAGWLAATLYSAAGDEAPTLTGLRALTSPDADKPYGGIAENDLVAADGTKPWKGVTDATSEAVSLEVLQELRSAAKVSDGRDGKPNIAVTTESLYNKVSRILQVQQRFVTDDGVLSAGFTHLVYEGMIVAADDYCPAGCLFAVNTNYLGFAVHQNGFFARQPWVDLAGPAGRSMKILWHGNLICSNRKAHACHSNLS; translated from the coding sequence ATGTCCCTGACGCTTACCGAAATCGAAGCCATCACCAGCGACTATTTCGCCGCCGCCGGCGGCAAGGCCGTGGACATCTACTTCCGCAACTCCTTTCTCCTGGACCTGCTCATGAACCGCCAGGCCGGCCTGTTCGAGCGTCCGGGCGGCGGCGAGAAGATCCGGGTGCCGCTGAACTACTCCGACGCCGAGGGCGGCTTTTTCACCCGCTCCGACACGCTCTCCAGCGACGACCGGGTCAGCGTCAACGCCGCCGCCTACAACTGGAAGCACGCCTACGGCAACGCCACCGTCTACCTCACCGACGAGGTGGCCGCCGCCGGGGATTATGCCGCCGTGCAGTTCGTGACCCAGAAGATCGAGACCGCCCAGCGCACCTGTGCCGGCTGGCTGGCCGCCACCCTGTATTCCGCCGCCGGCGACGAGGCGCCCACCCTTACCGGCCTGCGGGCGCTCACCAGCCCCGACGCCGACAAGCCCTACGGCGGCATCGCCGAAAACGACCTGGTGGCCGCCGACGGCACCAAGCCCTGGAAGGGCGTGACCGACGCCACGTCCGAGGCAGTGAGCCTCGAAGTGCTCCAGGAACTGCGCAGCGCCGCCAAGGTCTCCGACGGCCGCGACGGCAAGCCCAACATCGCCGTCACCACCGAATCCCTCTACAACAAGGTCTCCCGCATCCTCCAGGTGCAGCAGCGCTTCGTCACCGATGACGGGGTGCTCAGCGCCGGCTTCACCCACCTGGTCTACGAAGGCATGATCGTGGCCGCCGACGACTACTGCCCGGCCGGCTGCCTGTTTGCCGTCAACACCAACTACCTGGGATTTGCCGTGCACCAAAACGGCTTCTTCGCCCGCCAGCCCTGGGTCGACCTGGCCGGGCCGGCCGGCCGCTCCATGAAGATCCTCTGGCACGGCAACCTCATCTGCTCCAACCGCAAGGCCCACGCCTGCCATTCCAACCTGTCCTAG
- the tsaA gene encoding tRNA (N6-threonylcarbamoyladenosine(37)-N6)-methyltransferase TrmO: MERSCTLTPIGVIRSPFTALAGMPIQPGGARETLGRLELDPALAPALADLDGFSHIYLLYLFHASKGYNLTVTPYLDDTPRGLFATRAPKRPNPIGLSVVELVAVEGSVVQVRGVDVLDGTPLLDIKPYAPAFDAPAGPVRSGWLEGRGGTVAATRSDDRFVPPA; the protein is encoded by the coding sequence ATGGAACGATCCTGCACCCTGACCCCCATCGGCGTCATCCGTTCGCCGTTTACGGCCCTGGCCGGCATGCCCATCCAGCCCGGCGGCGCCCGGGAAACCCTGGGGCGCCTGGAGCTCGACCCGGCCCTGGCCCCGGCCCTGGCCGACCTGGACGGCTTTTCCCACATCTATCTCCTCTATCTCTTCCACGCCTCCAAGGGCTACAATCTGACCGTCACCCCGTATCTCGACGACACGCCGCGCGGGCTTTTCGCCACCCGCGCCCCCAAGCGGCCCAACCCCATCGGCCTGTCCGTGGTCGAGTTGGTCGCCGTGGAGGGGTCGGTGGTGCAGGTGCGCGGAGTCGATGTCCTGGACGGCACGCCGCTACTCGACATCAAGCCCTACGCCCCGGCCTTCGACGCCCCGGCCGGCCCGGTGCGCTCGGGCTGGCTCGAAGGCCGGGGCGGCACGGTCGCCGCCACCCGCAGCGACGACCGCTTCGTGCCGCCCGCCTGA
- a CDS encoding DUF1176 domain-containing protein — translation MRRPPCPTRPGGFAGLALAALLLLPGLAPSLAGASGLDCAKAATTVEKTICADPALRAGDSAMADAFADLLRAVPEADKPAVRAAQRQWLTARNACPDAACLADRQAERLAALNAALADTRQRYLDERARMRTLLGWPDSCEASYRDMISPEGMGYGVWWTGIEAYPLGGERRLYLVQCDQAAYQATYTAVLQETPGGPGRVLRIPTGAGPGEREETLVGEPVFDAVKGTLTLLTKARGVGDCGTRAVYAFAPGGGATLVELRARDCPREPKAYVPPERWPLVKPR, via the coding sequence ATGAGGCGGCCGCCTTGTCCGACCCGGCCCGGCGGTTTCGCCGGCCTGGCCCTGGCCGCCCTGCTCCTCCTGCCCGGCCTGGCGCCTAGCCTGGCCGGGGCTTCGGGCCTGGACTGCGCCAAGGCCGCCACCACGGTGGAGAAGACCATCTGCGCCGACCCGGCCTTGCGGGCGGGCGACTCGGCCATGGCCGACGCCTTCGCCGACCTGCTGCGCGCCGTGCCGGAGGCGGACAAGCCGGCCGTGCGGGCCGCGCAGCGCCAGTGGCTGACCGCGCGCAACGCCTGCCCCGACGCCGCCTGCCTGGCCGACCGCCAGGCCGAGCGGCTGGCCGCCCTCAACGCGGCCCTGGCCGACACGCGGCAGCGGTATCTCGACGAACGGGCCCGGATGCGGACCCTGCTCGGCTGGCCCGACTCCTGCGAGGCGTCCTACCGGGACATGATCTCCCCCGAGGGCATGGGGTACGGGGTGTGGTGGACGGGTATCGAGGCCTACCCCCTGGGCGGGGAGCGCAGGCTGTACCTGGTGCAGTGCGACCAGGCCGCCTACCAGGCCACGTACACGGCCGTCCTCCAGGAGACGCCCGGCGGCCCCGGCAGGGTGCTGCGCATCCCGACCGGGGCCGGCCCGGGCGAGCGCGAGGAAACGCTTGTGGGCGAGCCCGTTTTCGACGCCGTGAAAGGCACCCTGACCCTGCTGACCAAGGCCCGGGGCGTGGGCGACTGCGGGACGCGGGCCGTGTACGCCTTTGCGCCGGGTGGCGGGGCAACGCTCGTGGAACTGCGCGCGCGGGACTGCCCCCGCGAGCCCAAGGCGTATGTGCCGCCGGAGCGCTGGCCGCTGGTGAAGCCGCGCTGA